A genomic region of Miscanthus floridulus cultivar M001 chromosome 3, ASM1932011v1, whole genome shotgun sequence contains the following coding sequences:
- the LOC136543284 gene encoding glyoxylate/hydroxypyruvate reductase HPR3-like yields MPPPPADGDKPLVLLAQPLFPNFAAALEGRYRFVLAGDADAATAAEARVLLVAGLMAVTAGLIDRFPALELMVATSVGLDHVDLRACRHRRGLAVTNAGAAFSVDTADYAVGLVVAVLRRVAAAEAHLRRGAWATDGEFPLATKVSLTRQTTPLCMRDIYIFTIISNDTHLNITFRIALTNLPDVRNFNIKFSIFIHVARHAS; encoded by the coding sequence atgccgccgccgccggcggacgGCGACAAACCGCTGGTGCTGCTGGCGCAGCCGCTGTTCCCGAACTTCGCGGCGGCGCTGGAAGGCCGGTACCGCTTCGTCCTGGCCGGGGACGCcgacgcggccacggcggcggagGCGCGGGTGCTGCTCGTGGCGGGGCTCATGGCCGTGACCGCCGGCCTCATTGACAGGTTCCCGGCGCTGGAGCTCATGGTAGCGACCTCCGTCGGGCTGGACCACGTCGACCTCCGCgcctgccgccaccgccgcgggcTCGCCGTCACCAACGCCGGCGCGGCCTTCTCCGTCGACACCGCCGACTACGCCGTCGGCCTCGTCGTCGCCGTGCTGCGCAGGGTCGCCGCCGCCGAGGCGCACCTCCGTCGCGGCGCGTGGGCGACGGACGGCGAGTTTCCACTCGCCACAAAGGTTAGTTTGACTCGTCAAACCACGCCACTCTGCATGAGggatatttatatttttactatTATTAGCAACGACACTCATCTAAATATCACCTTTAGAATAGCACTTACAAATTTACCAGATGTGAGAAATTTTAACATCAAATTTTCCATTTTTATACATGTGGCACGCCACGCCAGCTGA